The following are encoded in a window of Amphibacillus xylanus NBRC 15112 genomic DNA:
- a CDS encoding family 43 glycosylhydrolase — protein sequence MYTLLNYQRVEKHTDLYSEKLAKSMHLALKKDDEPFQALNSNFGILFAKAYEDENEVLHSKSLINSWLFKARNDEFAVVAVRVNPDGTADEISKGCILVFESKNLLSYTELPLLKLSDQTIVDVTASYDPSTDHYVINWKEENGSCYQVTTTDFRSAIDLDSKKEIEQLPLENFDQFETDIEGVIPRNTIEISDELGDYLIKKLVTPHNIEIQLPESIEVSSMGELAAIKATAVYSDGTTSEKKIDWYADQIDFSVPGEYEIKGKVHQDHFPFPIAWNRADPCVGKWNGKYYFIATNDADGNNSLYIREADTIPGLVTAQEVLILDTKQYPQFKCLLWAPEFHILNDRFYIFHAGSPGRFEDQAAQVMRLKEGGNPMIREDWEMPRMVVKKDGTPLIENGITLDMTVIPNKGRYFVSWSHRPLKPYDLGAWICIAEADPNEPWKLISDIVTIAKPDYGWDNNHTPVVEGPYPLIRDGKIFLTISGAAVDSTYVVGLLTADIDSDLLEPSSWVKTNYPLLTLNDVEGEYGPGHNAYVTDEDGNVWNTYHARPGINAPRSSGIRRVHFDVDGYPILALTEEKDLNPDLAIVTAKITIK from the coding sequence ATGTACACATTATTAAACTATCAAAGAGTAGAAAAGCATACCGATTTATATAGTGAAAAGCTCGCTAAAAGTATGCACTTAGCACTAAAGAAAGATGATGAACCATTTCAAGCACTAAACTCAAACTTTGGGATCCTATTCGCCAAAGCCTATGAGGATGAAAATGAAGTTCTACATTCAAAATCACTCATCAATTCTTGGTTATTCAAAGCGAGAAATGATGAATTCGCTGTTGTTGCAGTTCGAGTAAATCCAGATGGAACAGCTGATGAAATAAGTAAAGGGTGTATTTTAGTTTTTGAATCAAAAAATTTACTATCATACACTGAACTCCCATTACTTAAATTGTCTGATCAAACAATTGTAGACGTAACCGCTAGTTATGATCCATCAACAGATCACTACGTCATCAACTGGAAAGAAGAAAATGGTTCTTGTTACCAAGTGACAACTACTGATTTTAGATCAGCAATTGATCTTGATAGTAAAAAGGAAATCGAGCAACTACCATTAGAAAACTTTGATCAGTTTGAAACAGATATTGAAGGCGTTATTCCAAGAAATACGATTGAAATTTCTGATGAACTTGGAGATTACTTAATTAAAAAACTCGTCACACCACATAATATCGAAATTCAATTGCCTGAATCCATTGAAGTATCATCAATGGGAGAATTAGCTGCGATCAAAGCAACAGCCGTTTATAGTGATGGTACAACGAGCGAGAAAAAAATTGATTGGTATGCAGATCAAATCGATTTTTCCGTGCCTGGGGAATATGAAATAAAAGGAAAAGTACATCAAGATCATTTCCCATTCCCGATCGCTTGGAATCGAGCAGATCCATGTGTTGGTAAATGGAATGGCAAGTACTACTTTATTGCAACTAATGACGCTGACGGCAATAATAGTTTATATATTCGAGAAGCAGATACAATTCCTGGACTTGTGACAGCTCAAGAGGTATTAATTTTGGATACAAAACAATATCCACAATTTAAGTGCTTGTTATGGGCACCAGAGTTCCATATTTTAAATGATCGATTCTACATCTTCCACGCTGGATCACCTGGTCGATTTGAGGATCAGGCAGCACAAGTCATGAGATTAAAAGAAGGTGGCAACCCAATGATTCGAGAAGATTGGGAAATGCCGCGTATGGTCGTTAAAAAAGACGGTACACCATTAATTGAGAACGGAATCACACTCGATATGACTGTCATCCCTAATAAGGGACGCTATTTTGTTTCCTGGTCACATCGTCCACTCAAACCTTATGATTTAGGTGCATGGATTTGTATTGCTGAAGCTGATCCAAATGAACCTTGGAAGCTTATTTCAGATATCGTTACTATCGCTAAACCAGATTACGGTTGGGATAATAACCACACTCCTGTTGTTGAAGGACCTTACCCACTCATTCGTGATGGGAAGATTTTCTTAACTATTTCAGGGGCAGCAGTAGATAGCACATATGTTGTTGGACTACTTACAGCTGATATAGATTCTGACTTATTAGAGCCATCAAGCTGGGTTAAAACAAACTATCCATTACTAACCTTAAATGATGTTGAAGGTGAATATGGACCTGGACATAACGCTTATGTAACTGACGAGGACGGTAATGTTTGGAACACGTACCATGCTCGCCCAGGTATTAACGCTCCACGTAGTTCTGGTATCCGTCGAGTTCACTTTGACGTTGATGGCTATCCAATTCTTGCTCTAACTGAAGAAAAGGATTTAAATCCAGATTTAGCAATCGTCACAGCTAAGATTACAATAAAGTAA
- a CDS encoding CBS domain-containing protein: MYVERAERFIVAFNKIEKYFNQQIDDTSYVPFFRAVLRLRKTDAIVNRYHNDLLEYSELRNAIVHERTEVNYTIADPHIEVVEAIEKIAAEMVAPKLVIPTFAKTLKVLQADLTVKSVLNVIRETKFTQFPVYRSKQFVGLITDKTVLHWLAGQLNGNFNEILKTPIIQLVDDRESEPNYHFIPRTMDIYQAESLLLKMYKKHQGIAALLITEDGKPNQKLLGMVTPSDLLHVP, translated from the coding sequence ATGTACGTGGAGAGAGCAGAGCGTTTTATAGTGGCATTTAACAAAATAGAAAAGTATTTTAATCAACAAATTGATGATACGAGCTATGTTCCGTTTTTTAGGGCTGTATTACGCTTGAGGAAAACTGATGCAATTGTCAACCGCTACCATAATGATTTATTGGAGTATTCTGAGCTTCGTAATGCCATCGTCCACGAGCGTACCGAAGTTAACTATACGATTGCTGATCCGCATATTGAAGTTGTAGAGGCGATTGAAAAAATAGCAGCTGAGATGGTCGCGCCAAAACTAGTTATTCCTACTTTTGCAAAAACATTAAAAGTTCTTCAAGCAGATTTAACTGTAAAATCTGTATTAAATGTCATTCGTGAGACTAAGTTTACGCAATTTCCTGTATATCGTAGTAAGCAGTTTGTCGGATTAATTACAGATAAAACGGTATTGCACTGGCTTGCAGGTCAGCTAAATGGGAATTTTAATGAAATCTTAAAAACCCCGATTATTCAATTGGTTGACGATCGTGAATCAGAGCCTAATTATCATTTTATTCCACGTACAATGGATATTTATCAAGCAGAGTCATTACTATTAAAAATGTATAAAAAGCATCAAGGTATTGCAGCGTTATTAATTACAGAAGACGGTAAGCCTAATCAAAAGCTATTAGGAATGGTTACGCCAAGTGATTTATTACATGTGCCTTAA